In a single window of the Photobacterium profundum SS9 genome:
- a CDS encoding rhodanese-like domain-containing protein: protein MIQNKASLHSLSFLRTGRSSSLNILILASALLTLPFSANAGLFGGKFKAEVETEQVAIKLHNETLAGDYLLIDTNGLKTLIEQDTDVMIVDAMPFKDSYKKEHIPSAKQFEFPIPNMPEWDSALTDQQSVEDFTQLLGENKSKTLVFYCGFVKCSRSHNAAAWAVKLGYTNVYRYPGGIFAWKGAGFKTSSL, encoded by the coding sequence ATGATACAAAACAAGGCATCTTTGCACTCGCTTTCTTTCTTGCGTACCGGACGCAGTTCTTCACTTAACATTCTTATTCTTGCCAGTGCATTGTTAACCTTACCGTTTAGTGCCAATGCAGGCCTGTTTGGCGGTAAATTCAAAGCCGAAGTAGAGACAGAGCAAGTGGCCATCAAACTTCATAATGAAACCCTTGCCGGCGACTACCTGCTTATCGACACTAACGGGCTCAAAACACTTATCGAACAAGATACCGATGTGATGATTGTCGATGCAATGCCGTTCAAAGACAGCTACAAGAAAGAGCATATCCCAAGCGCTAAGCAGTTCGAGTTTCCGATCCCTAATATGCCGGAGTGGGACTCTGCATTAACCGACCAGCAATCAGTCGAGGATTTCACCCAGCTTCTCGGTGAAAACAAGAGTAAAACCTTGGTCTTTTACTGTGGATTCGTGAAATGCAGCCGTAGCCATAACGCCGCTGCTTGGGCGGTGAAACTCGGTTACACCAATGTCTATCGTTACCCTGGCGGTATTTTTGCGTGGAAAGGCGCTGGCTTTAAAACCTCTTCGCTATAA
- a CDS encoding HlyD family secretion protein: MNMNMNMKTMIKKSVVASLLACAVAGFYYYLAPAPGMVATDNAYVHGEISQISAEVAGVVTKVYVTDNQYVQAGELLAEVDKRDYIALRDQAKSAFAMAEATVDNVNERIKLQMININEAATRITSAKSDADFQHKEWQRFSDLLRKKLISKSSYDGQKTQMQQSSADLDATKLQLAAAKQQLTTLKTERARMIAQRDQTDAALDLAKLNLEDTELRAPISGIVGNRVVRAGRYVNKGNPLLAIVPIDDIWIEANYKENQITNIYPGQEVHINLDSFPNYQLKGYVISASPATGAQFSLLPPDNATGNFVKIVQRVPVKISIQLPDELRGRIVPGLSAEVEVDTNDKA, encoded by the coding sequence ATGAATATGAATATGAATATGAAAACAATGATAAAAAAAAGCGTAGTTGCAAGTTTGCTAGCGTGCGCTGTTGCAGGGTTTTACTATTACCTAGCACCAGCGCCGGGTATGGTGGCAACCGACAATGCCTATGTACACGGAGAAATATCCCAAATCAGCGCCGAGGTTGCAGGTGTCGTGACCAAGGTCTATGTCACCGATAACCAGTATGTACAGGCGGGTGAACTGCTGGCTGAAGTCGACAAACGCGACTACATCGCCCTTAGGGATCAGGCTAAAAGCGCCTTCGCGATGGCTGAAGCGACTGTGGATAATGTTAATGAGCGTATAAAACTGCAAATGATCAATATCAATGAAGCGGCCACCCGCATCACTTCAGCCAAATCCGATGCAGACTTCCAGCATAAAGAGTGGCAACGTTTTTCCGATCTGCTGCGCAAAAAGCTGATTTCAAAATCAAGCTATGACGGCCAGAAGACTCAGATGCAGCAATCTAGTGCCGATCTTGATGCCACCAAATTACAGCTGGCAGCAGCCAAGCAGCAGCTAACTACCCTGAAAACCGAGCGGGCGCGTATGATCGCCCAACGCGATCAAACCGACGCTGCATTGGATCTGGCGAAGTTGAATCTGGAAGATACCGAGCTTCGAGCACCAATCAGCGGTATCGTCGGCAACCGAGTGGTTCGTGCCGGACGCTATGTCAACAAAGGTAATCCTCTGCTGGCGATAGTGCCAATCGACGATATCTGGATAGAGGCTAATTACAAAGAAAATCAGATCACCAACATCTACCCAGGTCAGGAAGTGCATATCAACTTAGATAGCTTTCCTAATTACCAGCTCAAGGGATATGTGATCAGTGCTTCGCCTGCCACTGGCGCACAATTCAGTCTACTACCGCCCGACAATGCCACTGGCAACTTCGTCAAAATTGTTCAGCGAGTACCCGTTAAGATCTCTATTCAACTACCTGATGAGCTTCGCGGCAGAATCGTTCCCGGTCTGTCTGCCGAAGTCGAAGTTGATACCAACGACAAGGCCTAA
- a CDS encoding MmcQ/YjbR family DNA-binding protein, giving the protein MTYDEYNAFCRSLPATTYVVQWNNSHVWKVGGKVFAIGGLGTVDDPAFTFKTSDLNFVFLSEHAGYRSAPYFATRGMKWIQQYESSTETDEALMYYLKESHRIVSLGLTKTKLRELGLNPK; this is encoded by the coding sequence ATGACTTATGATGAATATAACGCGTTCTGTCGCTCGTTACCGGCAACGACATACGTGGTTCAGTGGAACAACTCTCATGTATGGAAAGTGGGCGGTAAAGTGTTCGCTATTGGTGGTTTAGGGACAGTTGACGATCCCGCTTTCACCTTTAAAACGTCAGATCTTAACTTCGTTTTTTTAAGTGAGCATGCTGGCTATAGATCAGCCCCCTACTTCGCTACTCGAGGAATGAAGTGGATACAACAATACGAGAGTTCAACAGAAACAGATGAAGCATTGATGTATTACCTTAAAGAGTCCCACCGAATTGTGTCGTTAGGGCTGACTAAAACAAAGCTAAGAGAGCTTGGTCTAAATCCCAAATAG
- a CDS encoding DUF3955 domain-containing protein produces the protein MKVLKRFWLAALFLAFSMACLLSFNLIGSYVDKDGLLIEPFGFIPLFWLFIFLALVSFLVSLFRNRKNRTNSQ, from the coding sequence ATGAAAGTACTAAAAAGATTTTGGTTAGCCGCTCTATTTCTGGCTTTTAGCATGGCATGTTTACTCAGTTTTAACCTAATTGGCTCGTATGTCGATAAAGATGGGCTACTTATTGAGCCTTTCGGGTTTATCCCTTTATTCTGGCTGTTTATATTTCTCGCTCTGGTTTCTTTCTTAGTATCCTTGTTCAGAAATAGGAAAAACAGAACTAACAGCCAATAA
- a CDS encoding TetR/AcrR family transcriptional regulator, which produces MKKRQRYLDVATELFLEQGYEATGLDQLIERCGGSKLTLYSYFGDKRGLLKAVVHEVTEQLGEVLKFEATEEEELKNQLVMFACNYMKFIYAPKMLKLSRLVLANNQQEPELVSYFLERGAHHSQSTVLAFLEQQDRLGRLQIDDAFLACEQLLGALKGNRHIEALYTDRVMNEQEMTRYAEHAINAFLRSYQ; this is translated from the coding sequence ATGAAAAAACGTCAACGCTACTTGGACGTTGCGACCGAGCTTTTTCTTGAACAGGGTTATGAAGCGACCGGTTTGGATCAATTAATCGAACGTTGCGGCGGTTCAAAACTCACCCTTTACAGCTATTTTGGTGATAAAAGAGGCTTGCTAAAAGCCGTTGTCCATGAAGTTACAGAGCAGTTGGGCGAAGTGTTGAAGTTTGAAGCAACTGAGGAAGAGGAACTTAAAAACCAATTGGTTATGTTTGCTTGTAACTACATGAAATTCATATACGCTCCCAAAATGTTGAAATTGTCTCGTTTGGTATTGGCAAACAATCAACAGGAGCCAGAGTTAGTCAGTTATTTTCTTGAACGAGGAGCTCATCATTCTCAAAGCACCGTACTGGCATTTTTGGAACAGCAAGACCGCTTGGGCCGGTTGCAGATTGATGACGCGTTTCTGGCTTGTGAGCAATTATTGGGGGCACTTAAAGGTAACCGTCATATTGAGGCGTTGTATACCGACCGAGTGATGAATGAGCAAGAGATGACGCGTTATGCTGAACACGCCATTAATGCCTTTTTACGCAGCTATCAATAA
- a CDS encoding YnfA family protein: protein MPELKTVGLFFITAIAEIIGCYLPYLWLREGKTIWLLIPAAISLALFAWLLTLHPAAAGRVYAAYGGVYIFTAILWLWLVDGIRPTVWDFVGVFVALLGMAIIMFSPRPA from the coding sequence TTGCCAGAGTTAAAAACAGTTGGGCTTTTCTTTATTACTGCTATAGCAGAAATTATTGGGTGTTATTTGCCTTATTTATGGTTGCGTGAAGGTAAAACAATCTGGTTATTAATACCTGCCGCCATTTCTTTGGCGCTTTTCGCATGGTTACTAACACTTCATCCAGCAGCGGCTGGTCGCGTGTATGCTGCCTATGGTGGTGTTTATATATTCACTGCAATATTGTGGCTCTGGTTAGTCGATGGTATTCGTCCAACAGTTTGGGATTTTGTGGGCGTTTTCGTCGCTTTACTTGGTATGGCAATAATCATGTTTTCACCACGCCCCGCATAA
- a CDS encoding PACE efflux transporter has protein sequence MSTFERIFHAVLFEVLAVSLSILGLIVFTEHNPQTLSGTMIVVASIAMVWNFIFNYIFDRFSPGNREERTMKLRIFFVLLFEAGLLFFTIPVMAYILNVSLIDAFWLDIGVTIFITIYALVFNYAYDNIRAFIIKKRRTELHVGIEY, from the coding sequence ATGTCGACGTTTGAACGCATATTTCATGCGGTTTTATTTGAAGTATTAGCAGTCAGTTTATCCATTCTGGGTTTAATTGTTTTTACCGAGCACAACCCTCAAACCCTTTCAGGAACCATGATAGTTGTTGCAAGTATTGCCATGGTATGGAATTTCATTTTTAACTATATCTTTGACCGTTTTTCCCCTGGTAATCGTGAAGAACGCACCATGAAACTTAGGATATTCTTTGTACTTTTATTTGAGGCAGGCTTACTCTTTTTTACCATTCCGGTAATGGCGTATATCTTAAATGTTTCTCTTATCGACGCATTCTGGTTAGACATTGGCGTGACTATTTTCATTACGATTTACGCACTGGTGTTTAATTATGCCTACGATAACATTCGCGCATTTATCATTAAAAAGCGTCGTACCGAATTACATGTCGGTATTGAGTACTAA
- a CDS encoding class I SAM-dependent DNA methyltransferase translates to MSANALYTDLSGYYDLMCVDIDYHAQSHCIRRLHQIFGNDGNTHLDLACGTGPHVRHFIDFGYQSSGLDINQPMLDIATTRCPEAQFSLQNMSEFKMAEPLDLITCFLYSIHYSDGIEKLKDCLKSVHSALKSDGIFCFNVVDKNKINNALFVKHTAKQEDNVFSFQSGWHYSGEGEKQALKLSIEKTTAEETQIWNDEHPMVAFCFNELKEILKPYFEVHVFEHDYEKIIPWDQNSGNAIFVCVKL, encoded by the coding sequence ATGTCCGCCAACGCCCTATATACCGACCTTTCTGGTTATTATGATTTAATGTGTGTCGATATCGATTACCATGCTCAAAGCCACTGTATTCGCAGGCTACACCAGATTTTCGGTAACGACGGAAATACTCATCTTGATCTAGCTTGCGGAACAGGTCCGCACGTACGTCATTTTATTGATTTTGGCTATCAAAGTAGCGGGCTCGATATTAATCAACCGATGCTAGATATAGCAACTACTCGTTGCCCAGAAGCACAGTTTTCTTTGCAAAACATGAGTGAATTCAAAATGGCAGAGCCATTAGATTTAATCACTTGCTTCTTGTACTCCATCCATTACAGCGATGGTATCGAGAAATTGAAAGACTGCCTTAAAAGCGTACATAGTGCGTTAAAAAGTGATGGTATTTTCTGCTTTAACGTGGTCGATAAAAACAAAATCAACAACGCTTTATTTGTAAAACACACCGCGAAACAAGAAGATAATGTGTTTTCTTTCCAGTCTGGTTGGCATTACAGTGGTGAAGGCGAAAAACAGGCGCTAAAACTCAGTATTGAAAAAACAACCGCAGAAGAAACCCAAATTTGGAACGACGAACACCCTATGGTTGCTTTCTGCTTTAATGAATTGAAAGAAATCTTGAAACCTTACTTTGAAGTCCATGTCTTTGAGCATGACTACGAGAAGATCATCCCTTGGGACCAGAACTCTGGAAACGCCATCTTTGTCTGTGTGAAACTCTAA
- a CDS encoding GGDEF domain-containing protein, whose protein sequence is MFNLKHPYRLTLTLYFLGFGVIVALVTSFINYKISFVDLDETLHEISQSEVSFKRDYLSGYIKSSEILLSSIVKSDLTKEFVLSNEINDKINATNLFYALAFSDKDVMQLRYIDRTGKEVIRIDRNSSTDDLHVISDNNMQDKKERSYFKEAATLKENQYWYSNIDLNVEHGKIEQPLKPTFRVATPLIINDQFYGVVVVNLLFGETINFLSFSENFNIYLANGDGNIIHHPDNSQSWSQYFSNLKKLDGIFPNSASNILKSNAFYGEGVYSYSLGDLFGNKDNLKVIFTPKSGVKKTMQNKNIISALLIALTVLAVSFPLSWFASIIPSRLQSKLSEAYYKIKKNAAVIDKHVMILSTDRDGVIKQVNMCFGETTGYSTDEVIGKKQSDFRHSDTSLETYGDIRELILTGNVWEGELKEIDKEGNDLWVHKFITPDVNADGMINGFTTIVQNITDKKNIELLSITDSLTGLYNRYKLESVLLSESSRCDRYKNNFSVIIFDIDFFKKINDTYGHLVGDDVLIHLAKLLKENTSITDVVSRWGGEEFLIVACNINLHDTYIFAEKLRILIENYNFPSIGKMTISCGVAQYINNESISELVSRADFALYQAKKMGRNKVVKA, encoded by the coding sequence ATGTTTAATCTAAAACACCCTTATCGTTTAACGTTAACCTTGTATTTTTTAGGTTTTGGTGTGATTGTCGCATTGGTAACATCATTTATAAATTATAAAATTAGCTTTGTTGATCTTGATGAAACACTTCATGAAATCTCTCAATCTGAAGTTTCTTTTAAACGAGATTATTTGTCTGGTTACATTAAAAGTAGTGAAATACTACTTTCGTCGATAGTTAAAAGTGATCTAACAAAAGAATTTGTTCTATCGAATGAAATTAACGATAAAATAAATGCGACTAACCTTTTCTATGCGTTAGCCTTTTCTGATAAAGATGTGATGCAGCTGCGTTATATCGATAGAACGGGAAAGGAAGTAATAAGAATAGATAGGAATAGTTCCACTGATGATTTGCATGTTATTTCAGATAACAATATGCAAGATAAAAAAGAAAGGTCTTATTTTAAAGAGGCCGCGACCTTAAAAGAAAATCAATATTGGTATTCGAATATTGATCTAAATGTTGAACATGGAAAAATAGAACAACCATTAAAACCGACGTTTAGAGTTGCAACACCGTTGATTATTAATGATCAGTTTTATGGCGTTGTTGTCGTTAATTTATTGTTTGGTGAAACAATAAATTTCTTGTCTTTCTCTGAAAACTTCAATATTTACTTAGCTAATGGCGATGGTAATATTATTCATCACCCAGATAATAGTCAGTCATGGAGCCAATATTTTTCAAATTTGAAGAAGTTAGATGGTATTTTCCCTAATTCAGCATCAAATATTCTTAAGTCTAATGCTTTTTACGGCGAGGGGGTTTATTCATACTCTTTGGGTGATTTGTTTGGAAATAAAGATAATCTAAAAGTTATTTTTACACCAAAATCAGGTGTAAAAAAAACCATGCAAAATAAAAATATTATCTCGGCGTTACTTATTGCATTAACTGTACTTGCGGTATCTTTTCCTCTTTCTTGGTTCGCAAGTATTATCCCTTCACGTTTACAGTCAAAACTTTCTGAAGCTTACTATAAAATTAAAAAAAACGCTGCGGTTATTGATAAACACGTAATGATACTAAGCACAGACAGAGACGGGGTTATCAAGCAAGTAAACATGTGTTTCGGTGAAACTACCGGGTATTCAACGGATGAAGTGATTGGTAAAAAACAAAGTGATTTTCGACACAGTGATACTTCTTTAGAAACGTATGGCGATATACGTGAACTTATTCTTACTGGAAATGTATGGGAAGGCGAACTAAAAGAAATAGATAAAGAGGGGAATGATTTATGGGTACATAAATTCATTACACCAGATGTTAATGCTGATGGCATGATTAATGGCTTCACTACGATAGTTCAGAATATTACTGATAAGAAAAATATAGAGTTACTATCGATTACTGATAGTTTAACTGGGTTATATAACCGTTATAAACTAGAATCTGTATTATTGTCGGAATCCTCTCGTTGTGATCGATATAAAAACAATTTTTCAGTTATCATTTTTGATATTGATTTTTTCAAAAAAATCAATGATACTTACGGTCACTTAGTGGGTGATGATGTACTTATCCACTTAGCTAAATTATTAAAAGAAAACACCAGTATAACCGATGTGGTTAGTCGCTGGGGAGGCGAAGAGTTCCTAATTGTTGCTTGTAATATCAACCTTCATGATACTTATATCTTTGCCGAAAAGTTAAGAATACTAATAGAGAACTATAACTTCCCGTCTATTGGTAAAATGACGATCAGCTGTGGTGTTGCGCAGTATATAAATAACGAGTCAATATCAGAATTAGTATCAAGAGCCGACTTTGCTTTATATCAGGCAAAAAAAATGGGGCGTAATAAAGTAGTCAAAGCATAG
- a CDS encoding sugar O-acetyltransferase — translation MSELEKMLNGIVYNCQCKALEKLREEASVLLRHFNNEPNSDLRHEILVNLGIKVPLDSCIIPPLDMSYGSHLSIGNQSYINSGALILDNGYVNIGSHVMIGPRVQIYTASHALDADRRIAGDEVAKPVTINDKAWIGGGAIILPGVTIGEGAVIGAGSVVTKDVASYDRVAGNPARSIIK, via the coding sequence ATGTCTGAATTAGAAAAAATGCTTAATGGTATTGTCTATAATTGCCAGTGTAAGGCGTTAGAAAAGTTACGGGAAGAAGCTTCTGTCTTGCTTCGCCATTTCAATAACGAACCGAATTCAGATCTTAGGCATGAAATATTAGTTAACCTTGGTATTAAGGTTCCTCTTGATAGCTGCATTATTCCCCCTCTCGATATGAGTTATGGCAGTCATTTATCTATTGGCAATCAAAGCTATATAAACAGCGGTGCGCTTATATTAGATAATGGCTATGTGAACATTGGCTCTCACGTAATGATAGGGCCTAGAGTGCAAATATATACGGCTTCTCATGCTCTTGATGCCGATAGACGTATTGCGGGCGACGAAGTAGCAAAACCAGTCACAATTAATGATAAAGCTTGGATTGGCGGTGGCGCAATAATATTACCTGGTGTAACCATTGGTGAAGGTGCTGTTATTGGTGCTGGCTCTGTCGTGACAAAAGATGTTGCAAGCTATGACCGTGTTGCAGGAAACCCAGCTCGCTCCATCATCAAATAA
- a CDS encoding SMI1/KNR4 family protein, whose translation MNSIDLFVKNWGGKNAMVPINNHDIEELESKLNVLLPDSYKYLISTYGLVHTPNVLTKTCDLGSDISEVQDFLSLEDVFSLSQLYEMGGMPKGHVLFASDCKGNMFCFKLADCASKQIDSPVCFFDYGLCTVKKVSDSFTVWLDQFNEL comes from the coding sequence ATGAATAGTATTGATCTATTTGTAAAAAACTGGGGCGGTAAAAACGCCATGGTTCCAATAAATAATCATGACATTGAAGAGCTGGAATCAAAATTAAATGTTTTGTTACCTGACTCATACAAATATTTAATATCTACATATGGCTTGGTTCACACTCCCAATGTGTTAACTAAGACTTGTGATTTAGGCTCCGATATTTCTGAAGTACAAGATTTTTTAAGCCTAGAAGATGTATTTTCACTATCACAGCTATATGAAATGGGCGGTATGCCAAAAGGGCATGTTTTGTTTGCATCTGATTGTAAGGGAAACATGTTTTGTTTCAAACTTGCCGATTGTGCAAGTAAGCAAATAGATTCACCCGTATGTTTTTTTGACTATGGCCTTTGCACCGTTAAAAAAGTCTCTGATTCTTTCACCGTCTGGCTAGATCAGTTCAATGAACTTTAA
- a CDS encoding DJ-1/PfpI family protein, with protein sequence MKKVILFLCQGVEEYEASVFTDALGWTTTYGLEPIELVTVGLRSKVKCAWNFTIEPEFQLSEIDSNDFDALAIPGGMSRAGFYEDAYDERLLSLIRDFDSQDKLIASVCVGALPIAKSGVLNGRNGTTYHLSEKRQAQMKEMGVNIIQQPVVIDKNIITSRSPSAAMDVAFTVVEKLTSTANLNRIKEGMGFIEKTCV encoded by the coding sequence GTGAAAAAGGTTATTCTCTTTCTATGTCAGGGTGTAGAAGAATACGAAGCAAGTGTATTTACTGATGCTCTTGGCTGGACGACAACATATGGTTTAGAGCCCATTGAACTTGTGACTGTTGGTTTACGATCAAAAGTAAAATGCGCATGGAATTTTACGATTGAACCTGAATTCCAGTTAAGTGAAATAGACAGCAATGATTTCGATGCTCTGGCGATTCCTGGTGGCATGAGCCGTGCGGGGTTTTATGAAGATGCATACGATGAAAGATTACTGTCGTTAATTCGTGATTTTGATTCGCAAGACAAGCTAATCGCGTCTGTCTGTGTTGGTGCATTACCCATTGCTAAAAGTGGTGTGCTTAATGGCCGTAACGGCACAACTTACCACTTAAGTGAAAAGCGTCAGGCTCAAATGAAAGAGATGGGTGTAAATATCATCCAGCAGCCTGTCGTTATCGATAAAAACATTATCACCTCTAGAAGCCCTTCAGCCGCAATGGATGTGGCTTTCACTGTTGTAGAAAAGCTCACATCAACGGCTAACTTAAATCGCATTAAAGAAGGCATGGGATTCATCGAAAAAACCTGTGTTTAA
- a CDS encoding MauE/DoxX family redox-associated membrane protein yields MKTRGYFHLFVTSFVLMCAAALTAKGFVLAEHTRLLLSDTGIVPIMYAEPIAFAIPLVLGISALTTYFGITTLFPVVAAFCMHIALLGLALYQGLHFDCGCYLPGSLQSAVYSTLQPQFFIMLLVLIVSAALYYFNNLANHRAITPTV; encoded by the coding sequence ATGAAAACTAGAGGCTATTTCCATCTTTTTGTTACCTCTTTTGTACTGATGTGCGCTGCAGCACTCACGGCCAAAGGGTTTGTCTTAGCGGAACACACCAGATTGCTACTTAGCGATACCGGTATCGTCCCTATTATGTATGCCGAACCAATCGCTTTTGCCATACCACTAGTGCTTGGCATTAGCGCCCTCACCACCTACTTTGGCATTACAACCTTATTTCCTGTTGTTGCTGCCTTCTGCATGCACATTGCCCTGTTGGGACTTGCCCTTTATCAAGGATTACATTTTGATTGCGGCTGCTACCTGCCGGGTTCGCTTCAGTCAGCTGTCTACAGCACACTTCAGCCACAATTTTTCATCATGCTGCTAGTACTTATTGTTTCAGCAGCACTTTATTATTTCAATAACTTGGCAAACCACCGCGCTATAACACCAACAGTGTGA
- a CDS encoding MFS transporter, with protein sequence MMKIQPFAILALALLALFPQGITAEIYTTGAAEMAGTLGLSADEASWFKTLNMFGQLMAFPLAAWLSYRIGYRALFRLGAGIGLICALISSLWMSSAPQMIAWFGHGVSASFLLLFAHAIVLRNLGYRAIAFVEGVMLLSVVLIPLSIYPYFLSHLAENNLWHWSFAVQVIPFIGMLYWARFGHWPCPDERQKIRFNFLQAVLLSGFICGVTYLLLRGERFNWFRDPEIIELTLLTLVIGAAAIIAMRRRWGKGEYLRFKALASPHGKVGMLDAAVAGFVIMGTTILVSTYVTQVMHYSHEHLGELEMIGFAGMIGGLIIALIATCNPKRNPENVIPAGVSIMLLACALLAGSNAHSGVSDLWPALLLKGLAVGILNITLTVHILRSFPKHQVAEGITWFYLFRNFGSLLAITEFSRLMYIETVGSVSKLAENYNASSETFVLHQQMTADLLQQGMINPSSEQIALLLSEQLKTQAMSVAGVNNFQWIIFSIILLVPIMVIAMKWANNQPHHQDNESEVH encoded by the coding sequence ATGATGAAAATTCAACCCTTTGCAATTCTTGCTCTGGCCTTGCTGGCTCTTTTCCCTCAGGGGATAACAGCTGAGATCTATACCACCGGAGCGGCAGAAATGGCCGGAACATTAGGCTTGTCAGCAGACGAAGCCTCTTGGTTCAAAACCCTGAACATGTTCGGGCAGTTGATGGCTTTTCCTCTAGCTGCATGGCTATCCTACCGTATCGGCTATCGTGCTCTGTTCCGGCTCGGTGCGGGGATCGGCCTGATCTGCGCCCTGATCAGCAGCCTGTGGATGAGTTCGGCCCCGCAAATGATCGCTTGGTTCGGCCACGGCGTTTCTGCTAGCTTCTTACTACTGTTTGCCCATGCCATTGTATTGCGCAATCTGGGTTATCGTGCGATTGCTTTTGTTGAAGGTGTGATGTTGCTCAGTGTGGTATTGATTCCCCTGAGTATCTATCCCTATTTCCTCTCTCACTTGGCCGAAAACAACCTCTGGCACTGGTCTTTTGCCGTTCAGGTAATCCCCTTTATTGGCATGCTCTATTGGGCGCGGTTCGGCCATTGGCCTTGCCCCGATGAGCGCCAGAAAATCCGCTTTAATTTTCTGCAGGCGGTACTGCTAAGTGGTTTTATCTGCGGTGTAACTTATCTGTTACTGCGAGGCGAACGCTTTAACTGGTTTCGCGATCCGGAGATCATCGAGCTCACCTTGCTGACCCTCGTAATCGGTGCAGCAGCGATCATTGCTATGCGACGCCGTTGGGGTAAAGGAGAATATCTTCGCTTTAAGGCTCTAGCCAGTCCCCATGGGAAAGTGGGTATGCTCGATGCTGCGGTGGCAGGCTTTGTGATCATGGGAACCACGATTCTGGTTTCAACCTATGTCACCCAAGTCATGCATTATAGCCATGAGCATTTGGGCGAGCTGGAAATGATTGGCTTTGCCGGTATGATTGGCGGCCTGATCATTGCGCTGATAGCCACCTGCAACCCAAAAAGAAACCCAGAAAACGTTATTCCAGCAGGCGTCTCTATTATGCTATTAGCTTGTGCTTTGCTTGCTGGCAGCAATGCCCACAGTGGTGTATCCGATCTCTGGCCTGCTTTACTGCTCAAAGGCTTGGCTGTGGGTATTCTCAATATCACCCTGACTGTTCATATTTTACGTAGTTTTCCCAAACATCAGGTGGCCGAAGGAATTACCTGGTTTTATCTATTCCGTAACTTTGGTTCGTTACTTGCCATCACTGAATTTTCGCGGTTGATGTATATAGAAACGGTGGGTTCGGTCAGCAAATTAGCCGAAAACTACAATGCCAGCAGCGAGACTTTTGTTCTACACCAACAAATGACAGCCGATTTGCTGCAGCAGGGAATGATTAACCCGAGCTCAGAACAAATCGCTTTACTGTTAAGCGAACAGTTGAAAACTCAGGCCATGTCAGTTGCGGGAGTCAACAACTTCCAGTGGATTATATTCTCTATTATCCTTCTGGTTCCAATTATGGTGATCGCGATGAAGTGGGCCAACAACCAGCCTCACCATCAAGACAATGAGAGCGAGGTTCACTAA
- a CDS encoding type II secretion system protein, with translation MKSNGFTLIELVVVIVILGILSVTAAPRFLNIQSDARISVLKGFVGAYKATDGIVMGKATMHGLESSWSTVKIPNTDLYVESGMMLITKDNIMNAMNIDGLHITQLGSDNMYDSSSMTAQSRMVLVYQANKQLEPTEIKTSMCFIVIRKNDAPKTLGEFKIEQYISGC, from the coding sequence ATGAAAAGTAACGGTTTTACTTTAATCGAACTGGTCGTCGTAATTGTAATCCTTGGCATCCTGTCTGTAACTGCTGCACCACGATTTTTGAATATACAGAGTGATGCTAGAATATCGGTTCTTAAGGGTTTCGTTGGTGCGTACAAAGCGACAGATGGGATCGTTATGGGCAAAGCTACAATGCATGGATTAGAAAGTAGTTGGTCAACGGTTAAGATCCCAAATACTGATTTATATGTTGAATCTGGAATGATGTTAATAACTAAAGATAACATCATGAATGCTATGAATATTGATGGTTTACATATCACGCAACTTGGGTCTGATAATATGTATGACTCATCATCAATGACAGCTCAAAGTAGAATGGTTTTAGTATATCAAGCAAATAAACAACTTGAACCAACTGAAATTAAGACTTCAATGTGTTTTATTGTGATCAGAAAGAATGATGCTCCCAAAACATTAGGTGAGTTTAAAATTGAGCAGTATATTAGCGGTTGTTAG